The window TGCACTGCAACGGGTGCTGGTTCTGGCGCGCGAAATCGATCACTTGCGTGACTTTGGTTTCGGCGACTTCATAAGAGAAAATCCCGCATACGCCCACGCCCTTCTGATGGACATGCAGCATAACGCGGGTTGCATCTTCCATGTTCATCCGAAAGAATCGCTGGAGGCAAAGCACGACGAATTCCATCGGCGTGTAGTCATCGTTCAGCATGAGCACCTTGTAGGGTGTCGGCTTCTTCGTTTTGGTCCGCGTACGAGTCGCGATGCCAAGACCAGTGCCCTCGTCACCGTCGCGGCGTTCGGCCATTGCGTGAATCG of the Aquisediminimonas profunda genome contains:
- the clpS gene encoding ATP-dependent Clp protease adapter ClpS; the protein is MAERRDGDEGTGLGIATRTRTKTKKPTPYKVLMLNDDYTPMEFVVLCLQRFFRMNMEDATRVMLHVHQKGVGVCGIFSYEVAETKVTQVIDFARQNQHPLQCTLEKA